The following proteins come from a genomic window of Bdellovibrionota bacterium:
- the purD gene encoding phosphoribosylamine--glycine ligase: protein MRLLLIGSGGREHALCWKLAAGPNVEKIFTAPGNPGTAQVAKNQNIAIPADDIEALVGFASTEGIDLTVVGPEKPLADGIADRFRARNLKIFGPVKAAAQLEASKSFAKNLMNETGIPTADFRTISDVKEAYEYLKSARYPLVLKADGLAAGKGVSICPDAETAKAFAYDSMEKSRFGSAGKTIVAEEFLAGEEASFLVVADGAHYVPLASAQDHKRLLDGDQGPNTGGMGAYSPAPVVTEPLQKEICRTVIEPVLATLAKRGASFVGVLYAGLIVTPSGPRVLEFNVRFGDPEAQAILPRIDSDLSELLMSAVRGKLANTTVAWKKEVALTVVLAAEGYPGNPKSGAEIRGTDSLAPNAVLFHAGTKMQQNRLVTGGGRVFSVTGLGSTFQNAADAAYRAADQIRFDGKICRRDIGWRAIQRKDK from the coding sequence ATGCGACTCCTTCTGATCGGCAGCGGCGGCCGCGAACATGCCCTTTGTTGGAAACTGGCGGCCGGTCCAAACGTCGAGAAGATCTTCACCGCTCCCGGCAATCCCGGAACAGCTCAGGTGGCCAAGAATCAAAACATTGCGATCCCGGCGGACGATATCGAGGCACTGGTAGGCTTTGCGTCGACCGAAGGGATCGACCTGACGGTGGTGGGGCCGGAGAAACCGCTGGCCGATGGGATCGCCGATCGCTTTCGCGCGCGGAATCTTAAAATTTTCGGACCGGTCAAAGCGGCGGCCCAGCTCGAGGCTTCCAAAAGTTTTGCCAAGAATTTGATGAACGAAACCGGGATCCCTACGGCGGATTTCCGGACCATTTCCGACGTAAAAGAGGCGTATGAATATCTGAAGTCGGCGCGATATCCGCTCGTCTTGAAGGCCGACGGTCTGGCGGCCGGCAAGGGAGTCAGTATCTGTCCCGACGCCGAGACGGCGAAGGCTTTCGCGTACGACTCGATGGAGAAATCCAGGTTCGGAAGCGCCGGAAAAACGATTGTGGCCGAAGAGTTTCTGGCCGGGGAAGAAGCTTCTTTTCTCGTCGTGGCCGACGGCGCCCACTATGTGCCGTTGGCGAGCGCGCAGGATCACAAGCGATTGCTGGATGGGGATCAAGGACCCAACACCGGCGGAATGGGAGCCTATTCTCCGGCGCCGGTCGTCACGGAACCCCTGCAAAAGGAGATTTGCCGGACGGTCATCGAACCGGTTCTCGCCACGTTGGCGAAACGGGGAGCATCGTTCGTAGGCGTTCTCTACGCAGGGTTGATTGTCACGCCGTCCGGCCCGAGAGTGTTGGAATTCAACGTCCGGTTCGGAGACCCGGAAGCCCAAGCGATCTTGCCGAGAATCGACAGCGACCTTTCGGAACTCTTGATGTCGGCGGTTCGCGGGAAACTGGCCAATACCACTGTCGCTTGGAAGAAAGAGGTCGCGCTCACGGTCGTCCTGGCCGCCGAGGGATATCCGGGAAATCCAAAGAGTGGCGCCGAGATCCGCGGAACCGATTCCCTCGCCCCCAACGCCGTCTTGTTTCATGCCGGAACGAAAATGCAGCAAAACCGCCTCGTGACGGGAGGGGGGCGGGTCTTTTCCGTCACCGGCCTCGGATCCACTTTTCAAAATGCGGCGGACGCCGCATATCGGGCAGCCGATCAAATCCGCTTTGACGGCAAGATCTGCCGGCGGGATATCGGATGGCGCGCCATTCAACGAAAGGACAAGTAA
- the purE gene encoding 5-(carboxyamino)imidazole ribonucleotide mutase, which produces MKPSVLIVMGSISDLPLFEDAEKILKEFGIPYDIQVMSAHRSPKLVAQKFEQLPKQVQVVIAAAGGAAHLAGLVAAHTTKPVIGVPATSTLNGLDSLLSTSQMPVGVPVATMAVGKPGGTNAAILAAEILALADPALVKKLEDYRSSLVSKIEAANRDLQKSRQ; this is translated from the coding sequence ATGAAACCGAGTGTTCTGATTGTCATGGGAAGCATTTCGGATCTGCCTCTCTTCGAAGACGCGGAGAAAATTCTCAAGGAATTCGGCATCCCCTACGATATTCAGGTGATGTCGGCGCACCGCTCTCCCAAACTCGTCGCTCAGAAGTTCGAACAGCTGCCCAAACAGGTTCAAGTCGTGATCGCGGCGGCCGGAGGGGCGGCGCACCTCGCGGGCCTCGTGGCCGCCCACACGACAAAGCCGGTGATCGGCGTGCCGGCCACCTCGACGCTAAACGGCCTGGACAGCCTGTTGTCTACGTCTCAAATGCCAGTGGGCGTTCCCGTGGCAACGATGGCCGTGGGTAAACCGGGCGGTACAAACGCGGCGATCCTGGCGGCTGAAATCCTGGCTCTGGCGGATCCGGCTTTGGTGAAGAAGCTCGAGGATTACCGAAGTTCTTTGGTGAGCAAAATTGAAGCGGCCAACCGCGATCTTCAAAAAAGCCGCCAATGA
- a CDS encoding L-threonylcarbamoyladenylate synthase has product MTRIVPASPTLSEAIALLRGGEIVAYPTETFYGLGVDARNDEAVRALQKLKNRSQGKPFLVILPSAQALAQFVEKIPPAVHTLIEHFWPGPLTLILKATNLSPLLAGSSGGVGFRVSSHPLARRLAEQFGGCITGTSANPADQPPATTAQEVARYFAQTDLLILDGGKPEGGHPSTVVDATDPSRPVLARPGKIDWHELQTFFSGGV; this is encoded by the coding sequence ATGACGAGAATCGTCCCCGCCTCCCCAACTCTTTCGGAGGCGATCGCCCTCCTCCGCGGAGGCGAGATCGTGGCCTATCCCACGGAAACCTTTTACGGCCTGGGCGTGGACGCCCGAAATGATGAAGCCGTCCGCGCGCTTCAGAAATTAAAAAATCGTTCCCAAGGAAAACCCTTTCTGGTGATTCTTCCCAGCGCACAAGCGCTCGCGCAATTCGTGGAAAAGATCCCGCCTGCCGTCCATACGCTGATCGAGCATTTCTGGCCGGGCCCGCTCACGCTCATCCTCAAGGCGACGAACCTTTCCCCACTCCTTGCCGGATCTTCGGGCGGAGTCGGATTTCGAGTCAGCTCTCATCCCCTGGCCCGCCGTTTGGCGGAACAGTTCGGCGGCTGCATCACCGGCACGAGCGCAAATCCGGCGGATCAGCCGCCGGCCACCACCGCCCAGGAGGTCGCCCGCTACTTCGCCCAAACCGACCTTTTAATTCTCGACGGGGGAAAACCCGAGGGCGGCCACCCCTCCACGGTCGTGGACGCCACCGATCCGTCGCGTCCGGTTCTCGCCCGGCCGGGGAAAATCGACTGGCATGAACTCCAAACGTTCTTTTCGGGGGGAGTGTAA
- a CDS encoding DUF1015 domain-containing protein, which yields MAEIRPFRGWRYDLSRIGSLEPIIAPPYDVLSLEQAKDLWDRHPYNVTRIILGDPSGVKCDESADPARHEKATSTFEKWKRSGILVQDAEPSVYLVEDRFEWRGSMHQRRGILCLVHAEELNRGIILPHERTLAAPIADRFRLLSLSRAHLSPVYMLCEDPDRTLRSQFEKTVTDAPLARIRNRDAALEHRMWKISDRRVLESIAETVRSRPFLIADGHHRYTTALAYAKEQGGELPEASWILIYLAPVPDPGVVLSSIHRMVQAPPIPLEVLEKIASIRTGKVSWESFEKDKAPLALLNGNEGDMRLLASWKADSLIHPDLRNVPSVLLNDGILRPICGLHLERTEDQRKVKYAHDANEVVQTLAKSGGIGFWLRPLEVTDVLRVAEAGHVLPQKSTYFFPKVMDGFVMHTLDP from the coding sequence ATGGCGGAGATCCGGCCTTTTCGGGGATGGCGATATGATTTGAGCCGAATCGGCAGTTTGGAGCCGATCATCGCGCCTCCTTACGACGTCCTTTCGTTGGAGCAGGCGAAAGACCTATGGGACCGCCACCCTTATAACGTCACGCGGATTATTCTGGGCGACCCTTCGGGAGTGAAGTGCGATGAAAGCGCCGACCCCGCCCGGCATGAAAAAGCGACGAGCACTTTTGAGAAGTGGAAAAGATCGGGAATCCTCGTCCAGGACGCCGAACCGTCCGTCTATCTGGTGGAGGACCGCTTCGAATGGCGGGGATCCATGCATCAGCGCCGGGGGATTCTCTGCCTCGTCCACGCCGAGGAACTGAATCGCGGAATCATTTTGCCCCACGAACGGACCCTGGCGGCACCGATCGCCGATCGCTTTCGCCTTCTCTCGCTTTCTCGCGCCCATTTGAGTCCGGTCTATATGCTTTGCGAAGATCCGGATCGCACGCTGCGATCCCAGTTCGAAAAAACGGTGACCGACGCTCCCCTCGCGCGGATTCGAAACCGAGATGCGGCTCTCGAACATCGGATGTGGAAAATCTCCGACCGCCGCGTCCTTGAGTCCATCGCGGAAACGGTCCGGTCAAGACCCTTTCTAATTGCCGACGGCCATCATCGCTACACGACCGCTCTGGCCTATGCGAAAGAACAGGGAGGCGAGCTTCCGGAGGCTTCCTGGATTTTGATCTACCTCGCACCGGTACCCGATCCCGGCGTGGTTCTCTCCTCGATCCATCGAATGGTGCAGGCTCCGCCCATTCCACTCGAAGTTCTTGAGAAGATCGCAAGTATCCGGACGGGGAAGGTCTCTTGGGAGTCGTTTGAAAAGGACAAGGCCCCCTTGGCACTTCTCAACGGGAACGAAGGGGATATGCGTCTACTTGCATCTTGGAAGGCGGACTCTCTTATCCATCCCGACCTCCGAAACGTACCGAGCGTACTCTTGAATGACGGGATCCTTCGGCCGATCTGCGGTCTGCACTTGGAACGGACCGAGGATCAACGGAAGGTGAAATACGCCCACGACGCCAACGAGGTGGTCCAAACTCTAGCGAAAAGCGGCGGAATCGGTTTTTGGCTCCGACCGCTGGAGGTC